CCTCACGAGAAGTGATCACCTAACTGAACACGTCTTAAGCACGTGCTCACGAACAAGGGAGTAGACCCTCTCAGGGTCGTCACCACACCTAACCCCCCTGGCTTGAAATGATATGGACGCCAGATCCCCCCCGACCGCCGCACTCTCAACCCGGACCTGAAGAACCCCGACCTCAAACCACTCGGACCAACACACCTTAGTGCTTCCAGCACCGACGCATTCCGAGTGTGTGAAGCAGTAGGGGAGGGCCGGCAGATCACCCAGAGCCTCGGCAGATCCATCGTCGTTGCAGAGATACACTACCTTCACGAAATCTTTGACCACATACTCAAGGAGCTTCGGCATCAGCAGGGCACCAGGTGATGGTATTCCTCACCCAGCACTGCCATCAGGTCTAAAGAAATGGCACTAACTCTGAGTGGCAGTAGGGGCACTTCCCGTTCAGCGACTTGTAGTCTCCGGAACAAATCACGACCTTGTCGCTCCCGCACTTGCTACACGTGTACATCACGTCCTTGCCAACCCTCAGTGACTTCCTGCATATGGTGCAGTTCTTGGTGACCCAGCCCAGATGTCCTGAGGCGGTCACGCCCTTAAGTATCCCCATCCAGCTCACCTTACACATATACTCGCGGCATGGTTAATAAGGATTTTTACTCTCATCAGCAACCAACATATAATATCACTTAAAACCTAGAGTAGGTGGTGTAGCGATGTCGTCTGTTAGGATATGCGCTGTGGGGGACGTGCACGGCAAGAGGTACCTGCAGATCTTCCAGGCGTCGCTCAGGTCCATGGTTTCCTTTAGGCCGGACGTCTGTGTCTTCGCTGGTGATATGGTCGATGACGGCAGGGCGGAGGAGCTCGACATCGTGGTCAATGAGGTCAAGACCAAGTTCCCGAACACCCCCATAGTAGCGGTGTTCGGCAACGAGGAGTACCACGAGTATGAGGACATCTTCATGAGCAGGTACCCTGAGCTGATGTGGCTGAACGACTCCATGTCAATCCTGGATGTGAGGGGCGTTAAAATAGCGTTCATAGGGTCTAGGGGGTCGCTGGACAGGCTCACGTACTGGCAGAAAAGAAACAAGCCCGAGCTGAGACTCATCTATGCGGAGAGACCGAAGATACTGAGGTCCCTCATAAATGAGGCGAGGAAGCACGCTGACATAGTGACTTTAGTTACCCACTACGCCCCAGCATTCCTGACGGTCAGGGGGGAGCCCGAGAGAGTCTACCCCTTCATGGGCTCCCAGTTGATGGAGAGGATGATCAGGGAGTCGAAACCCGAGCTAGTCATTCACGCACACGCGCACAACGCCAGGGTCCTCGAGGCAGTGTTAGGAAGCATCAGAATCTATAACGTCTCCCTGCCTGCACGGAGGAACGTCACCCAGATAGAGTTCCCCCTAAGGAAGATCCTCAGTGACTCCCGAACTTCGCCGCAGGCGTGAGTAGATGAAGAATCTCCAATTAAATTAGCTATTCGAAGGTTTTAGTTGGTTAGGTTAAAATGTTTTAGCTACATTTAAATACTCGCCACGCCATATATGATATGGTGGGTGAATTTGAGCACTAGGTCTAAAGATCTACCCAGCCTACTTCTAGGCATGGTTCTGGCACTACTCGTAATCACCACCTCCGCAACGACCGTGGTTCTGGCAGCCAGGTCGGAAGGGAGTAGGGGTGCTGTTATCGTGGAGATGGTGTTCAGCAGACCAATAACTCAAGAGGATGTGAGCAGGATAACGAAGCTCGGTGGCAAAGTCATCTACCGCTTCGACGAGATAAACGGGCTGGCGGTAGCTGTAAGGCCTGAGAATGTTAGAGACCTAATGACCATTGAAGGGGTTAGTGAGGTAGGGCCTACCGACGTGGTTGAAGCTCTCTCAGAGGTGTTGCCAGGCTCTTGCGAATCCCACGGAACTGTTCTGACGTGGAACCTCGACATCATCAACGTGCCTACAGTGCATGAGATGTATGGATTAGATGGTAGCGGGGTCTACATAGCGGTTCTCGACACAGGACTGGAGCCTCAGTGGAGGAACTACTTCCTGGAGGACCGCATAGCTTCAGAATTCGGTGCGGCGTTCCTCGGAGCTATGGCCACAGCCTACTGGACTACCGGTGAGGTGCTCAACAAAAACGCGTGGCAGGCGGACACGAACGGCCACGGCATGCATGTGGTCAGCACGATAATAGGATTCAGCGTATACGGGTTTTACACGGTGGACGGGGTGGCTCCAGGC
This portion of the Zestosphaera sp. genome encodes:
- a CDS encoding metallophosphoesterase; its protein translation is MSSVRICAVGDVHGKRYLQIFQASLRSMVSFRPDVCVFAGDMVDDGRAEELDIVVNEVKTKFPNTPIVAVFGNEEYHEYEDIFMSRYPELMWLNDSMSILDVRGVKIAFIGSRGSLDRLTYWQKRNKPELRLIYAERPKILRSLINEARKHADIVTLVTHYAPAFLTVRGEPERVYPFMGSQLMERMIRESKPELVIHAHAHNARVLEAVLGSIRIYNVSLPARRNVTQIEFPLRKILSDSRTSPQA